Proteins encoded within one genomic window of Psilocybe cubensis strain MGC-MH-2018 chromosome 2, whole genome shotgun sequence:
- a CDS encoding tRNA (guanine(10)-N2)-methyltransferase, whose protein sequence is MPSRYLFHYAQVHNEFRLPELQSIAELYGIPYTLPQNPEDRDSTRPFMIVELDEEEHARMLARRCILIKAVYEYYGHGSTYDELHEVNRKNESLWARYVQDTSFRFLVTSSKHKIPQSRQREVIENFAYMGFLGKIDMKSPEIILTCFEEYEERHGTTRVKHEGDGEFRQVFFGRLIEEGSARQLVGKFDVKKRSYYGNTSMEAEISLLMANQTLASPGKLIYDPFMGTGSMAYPTGYFGALVFGSDIDGRQMRGKQKTPGVIRAATQYGIASRIVDLATFDVTHNPWRCGELFDSIVTDPPYGVRAGAKRLGRKRELSERQKELCLQHSLAPRPDDQPYIPPTKPYELSHLATDLVLLARYLLKPGGRLVFFLPTVTDEYEEVDIHTMMCEGMELVANSLQDFGSWGRRLVTIRKVTKERYPPPTFDPMLREANEETHIPAHKDFREKYFQGFKSKADETKG, encoded by the exons ATGCCTTCGCGATACTTGTTTCACTATGCCCAGGTGCATAATGAGTTTAGGCTCCCAGAACTCCAATCTATTGCAGAATTATATGGAATACCATACACACTTCCCCAAAATCCTGAAGATCGCGATTCGACAAGACCGTTTATGATCGTGGaacttgatgaagaggaacaTGCTCGCATGCTTGCTAGACGCTGCATTTTAATAAA GGCTGTGTATGAATATTATGGACATGGGTCAACCTATGACGAACTCCACGAAGTTAATCGCAAAAATGAATCATTATGGGCTCGATACGTCCAAGACACCTCTTTCAGGTTTTTGGTGACCTCTTCAAAGCACAAAATCCCGCAATCAAGGCAACGAGAGGTCATCGAAAACTTTGCCTATATGGGCTTCCTAGGGAAAATCGACATGAAAAGTCCTGAAATCATCCTGACATGTTTCGAAGAAT ATGAAGAACGCCATGGTACAACACGCGTAAAACACGAAGGGGATGGAGAGTTTCGTCAAGTTTTTTTCGGCAGGTTG ATAGAGGAAGGATCTGCAAGACAACTCGTTGGAAAATTTGATGTCAAAAAACGATCATACTACGGAAACACCAGCATGGAGGCCGAAATTTCATTGCTGATGGCTAACCAAACTCTT GCATCCCCTGGAAAACTTATTTATGATCCATTCATGGGGACAGGTAGCATGGCGTAT CCAACTGGATACTTTGGAGCATTGGTCTTCGGATCGGATATAGATGGTCGACAAATGAGAGGCAAAC AAAAGACCCCTGGGGTTATTCGAGCAGCTACGCAATACGGAATCGCCTCTCGAATAGTCGACCTTGCCACGTTTGATGTAACCCACAATCCTTGGCGATGTGGAGAATTATTCGACTCTATTGTGACTGACCCGCCAT ATGGTGTCCGTGCAGGAGCGAAGCGCCTAGGACGTAAACGGGAATTATCCGAGCGTCAAAAGGAACTTTGTCTGCAACACAGCTTGGCTCCTCGCCC TGACGATCAGCCATACATCCCTCCAACGAAACCATATGAGCTCTCGCATCTCGCGACTGACCTAGTGTTACTGGCAAGATATCTACTCAAGCCAGGAGGACGTCTGGTCTTTTTCCTTCCAACAGTCACCGACGAGTACGAAGAAGTGGACATTCATACCATGATGTGCGAAGGGATGGAGTTGGTCGCCAACTCGCTTCAAGATTTCGGGTCATGGGGCCGAAGA CTGGTGACTATCAGGAAGGTTACTAAAGAACGATACCCGCCGCCAACTTTTGATCCTATGCTACGCGAAGCCAATGAAGAGACCCATATCCCTGCCCACAAGGATTTCCGTGAAAAATACTTTCAGGGATTCAAATCAAAAGCTGATGAGACTAAAGGTTAA